One region of Streptomyces sp. CG4 genomic DNA includes:
- the sdhA gene encoding succinate dehydrogenase flavoprotein subunit, with protein MKIHKYDTVIVGAGGAGMRAAIESTKRSRTAVLTKLYPTRSHTGAAQGGMAAALANVEEDNWEWHTFDTVKGGDYLVDQDAAEILAKEAIDAVLDLEKMGLPFNRTPDGTIDQRRFGGHSRNHGEAPVRRSCYAADRTGHMILQTLYQNCVKEGVEFFNEFYVLDQLITEVDGVKHSAGVIAYELATGEIHVFQAKAVIYASGGTGKFFKVTSNAHTLTGDGQAACYRRGLPLEDMEFFQFHPTGIWRMGILLTEGARGEGGILRNKDGERFMEKYAPVMKDLASRDVVSRSIYTEIREGRGCGPEGDHVYLDLTHLPPEQLDAKLPDITEFARTYLGIEPYTDPIPIQPTAHYAMGGIPTNVEGEVLSDNTTVVPGLYAAGEVACVSVHGANRLGTNSLLDINVFGRRAGIAAAEYAHTADFVELPENPESFVVEQIERLRESTGNERVATLRKELQETMDANVMVFRTEQTIKTAVEKIAELRERYKNVSIQDKGKRFNTDLLEAIELGNLLELAEVMAVSALARKESRGGHYREDYPNRDDVNFMRHTMAYREVGDDGAESIRLDYKPVVQTRYQPMERKY; from the coding sequence ATGAAGATCCACAAGTACGACACCGTCATCGTCGGCGCCGGTGGCGCGGGCATGCGCGCGGCCATCGAGTCGACGAAGCGCAGCCGCACCGCCGTGCTGACCAAGCTCTACCCCACCCGCTCCCACACGGGCGCCGCGCAGGGCGGTATGGCCGCCGCGCTCGCCAACGTGGAGGAGGACAACTGGGAGTGGCACACCTTCGACACGGTCAAGGGCGGTGACTACCTGGTCGACCAGGACGCCGCCGAGATCCTGGCGAAGGAGGCCATCGACGCCGTCCTCGACCTGGAGAAGATGGGCCTGCCGTTCAACCGGACGCCCGACGGGACGATCGACCAGCGCCGCTTCGGCGGTCACTCCCGCAACCACGGCGAGGCCCCGGTCCGCCGGTCCTGCTACGCCGCGGACCGCACCGGCCACATGATCCTCCAGACGCTGTACCAGAACTGCGTCAAGGAAGGCGTGGAGTTCTTCAACGAGTTCTACGTCCTGGACCAGCTGATCACCGAGGTCGACGGGGTCAAGCACTCCGCCGGTGTAATCGCCTACGAGCTGGCCACCGGTGAGATCCACGTCTTCCAGGCGAAGGCAGTCATCTACGCCTCCGGCGGCACCGGCAAGTTCTTCAAGGTGACCTCCAACGCGCACACCCTGACGGGTGACGGCCAGGCCGCGTGCTACCGCCGGGGTCTGCCGCTGGAGGACATGGAGTTCTTCCAGTTCCACCCGACCGGCATCTGGCGCATGGGCATCCTGCTGACGGAGGGCGCCCGTGGTGAGGGCGGCATCCTCCGCAACAAGGACGGCGAGCGCTTCATGGAGAAGTACGCGCCGGTCATGAAGGACCTCGCCTCGCGTGACGTGGTCTCCCGCTCCATCTACACGGAGATCCGCGAGGGCCGTGGCTGTGGTCCCGAGGGCGACCACGTCTACCTCGACCTGACGCACCTCCCGCCGGAGCAGCTGGACGCCAAGCTGCCGGACATCACCGAGTTCGCGCGGACCTACCTCGGCATCGAGCCGTACACGGACCCGATCCCGATCCAGCCGACCGCGCACTACGCGATGGGCGGCATCCCGACGAACGTCGAGGGTGAGGTCCTGTCGGACAACACCACGGTCGTCCCGGGTCTGTACGCGGCCGGCGAGGTCGCCTGTGTCTCCGTGCACGGCGCCAACCGCCTCGGCACCAACTCGCTGCTGGACATCAACGTCTTCGGCCGCCGCGCCGGCATCGCCGCCGCCGAGTACGCCCACACGGCGGACTTCGTCGAGCTGCCGGAGAACCCGGAGTCGTTCGTCGTCGAGCAGATCGAGCGGCTGCGCGAGTCCACCGGCAACGAGCGGGTGGCCACGCTCCGCAAGGAGCTGCAGGAGACCATGGACGCCAACGTCATGGTGTTCCGCACCGAGCAGACGATCAAGACGGCCGTCGAGAAGATCGCCGAGCTGCGCGAGCGCTACAAGAACGTCTCGATCCAGGACAAGGGCAAGCGGTTCAACACGGACCTGCTGGAGGCCATCGAGCTGGGCAACCTGCTCGAACTGGCCGAGGTCATGGCCGTCTCCGCCCTGGCCCGCAAGGAGTCCCGCGGCGGTCACTACCGCGAGGACTACCCCAACCGCGACGACGTCAACTTCATGCGCCACACCATGGCGTACCGCGAGGTGGGCGACGACGGCGCCGAGTCCATCCGTCTCGACTACAAGCCGGTCGTCCAGACCCGCTACCAGCCGATGGAGCGTAAGTACTGA
- a CDS encoding 2-oxo-4-hydroxy-4-carboxy-5-ureidoimidazoline decarboxylase has product MTRGTTLPAHRLPSLPRPLDAFNTAPTDEARSLLLHCLHSLRWSHRIADHRPYPDLESLLAAADEAAYDLSPGDLSEALAGESLPELPEGTYSAAHMALSAAHAAYEARFGHAFVIYLGDTHPDESLDRILEAIRSRLTNDPEEERVIAAEELRQLANERLAQLLRGAGPCPSAAPPRGTTSHNAPAHGK; this is encoded by the coding sequence GTGACGCGAGGAACCACGCTGCCCGCCCACCGCCTACCCTCTCTCCCCAGGCCCCTCGACGCGTTCAACACCGCACCCACCGACGAGGCCCGCTCCCTCCTGCTGCACTGCCTGCACAGCCTGCGCTGGTCCCACCGCATCGCGGACCACCGCCCCTATCCCGACCTGGAGTCCCTCCTGGCCGCGGCGGACGAGGCGGCGTACGACCTGTCACCGGGCGACCTTTCGGAGGCCCTGGCGGGAGAATCCCTCCCCGAACTGCCCGAGGGCACCTACTCCGCGGCCCACATGGCCCTGAGCGCGGCCCACGCGGCCTACGAGGCCCGATTCGGGCACGCGTTCGTCATCTATCTGGGCGACACCCACCCGGACGAGTCCCTCGACCGCATCCTCGAAGCCATCCGATCACGATTGACAAACGATCCGGAGGAGGAACGGGTGATAGCGGCGGAGGAACTCCGGCAACTGGCAAACGAGCGGTTGGCGCAACTCCTCAGGGGCGCGGGACCCTGTCCATCAGCGGCTCCGCCGCGGGGCACGACCAGCCACAACGCACCCGCACACGGCAAATAA
- a CDS encoding succinate dehydrogenase hydrophobic membrane anchor subunit, whose translation MSTTETTASGVGPVEGAPLYDVDNPAPLIEAPRKRTKKTPKSTRGNFELAAWLFMRLSGVVLVVLVLGHLLIQLVLDGGVSKIGFAFVAGRWASPFWQVWDLLMLWLAMLHGANGLRTVINDYAERANTRLWLKGLLYTATVFTILLGTLVIFTFDPNIR comes from the coding sequence ATGTCCACGACTGAAACCACCGCGTCCGGCGTCGGCCCCGTCGAGGGCGCCCCGCTCTACGACGTCGACAACCCGGCCCCGCTGATCGAGGCGCCACGCAAGCGCACCAAGAAGACCCCGAAGTCGACCCGGGGCAACTTCGAGCTGGCGGCCTGGCTGTTCATGCGCCTGTCCGGCGTCGTGCTGGTCGTCCTGGTCCTCGGCCACCTGCTGATCCAGCTCGTGCTGGACGGCGGTGTCTCCAAGATCGGCTTCGCCTTCGTGGCCGGCCGCTGGGCGAGCCCCTTCTGGCAGGTCTGGGACCTCCTCATGCTCTGGCTCGCGATGCTGCACGGCGCCAACGGCCTGCGCACGGTCATCAACGACTACGCGGAGCGCGCGAACACCCGGCTGTGGCTGAAGGGCCTGCTCTACACGGCCACGGTGTTCACCATCCTGCTGGGCACGCTGGTGATCTTCACCTTCGACCCGAACATCCGCTAG
- a CDS encoding VOC family protein, protein MSDKESYELLGFDNVLLPVGDLGEAVDFYERAGFTVGFRFDEAGIALVKVGAETPGILLRAEAALGHRTPPWHSPRIWLEVPDARVAARELADAGITALDEAFQEATGWTVEIADPWGNVLGFTDYTKRRELGRRG, encoded by the coding sequence ATGTCAGACAAAGAGTCGTACGAACTGCTCGGCTTCGACAACGTGCTGCTGCCCGTCGGCGACCTCGGCGAGGCCGTCGACTTCTACGAACGGGCCGGGTTCACCGTGGGGTTCCGGTTCGACGAGGCCGGGATCGCGCTGGTGAAGGTCGGCGCGGAGACGCCCGGAATCCTGCTGCGCGCCGAGGCGGCACTGGGGCACCGGACGCCGCCGTGGCACTCGCCGCGCATCTGGCTGGAGGTGCCCGACGCGCGGGTGGCGGCGCGGGAGCTGGCCGACGCCGGCATCACGGCGCTGGACGAGGCGTTCCAGGAAGCCACCGGCTGGACGGTGGAGATCGCCGACCCCTGGGGCAACGTCCTCGGCTTCACGGACTACACCAAGCGCCGGGAGCTGGGCCGCAGGGGCTGA
- a CDS encoding RNA polymerase sigma factor, with translation MGQGGEPRRAQPRDGELGAAVARAQDGDESAFAVAYRIVQPGLLGYLRGLVGEDAEDVAGDAWLEIARDLGRFKGDGAGFRGWTATIARHRALDHLRRRRVRPRSAPLEQDALELPGRLSTHDQALESLSTERALELVRSLPRDQAEAVLLRVVVGLDGPAAARVLGKRPGAVRTAAHRGLKRLARNLGVQGAADDGGEGVTDDGPRTLGEST, from the coding sequence TTGGGCCAGGGAGGCGAACCCCGGCGCGCGCAGCCGCGGGACGGGGAGCTGGGCGCGGCCGTCGCGCGCGCCCAGGACGGCGACGAGTCCGCCTTCGCGGTGGCCTACCGGATCGTGCAGCCCGGCCTGCTCGGCTATCTGCGGGGCCTCGTCGGCGAGGACGCGGAGGACGTGGCCGGTGACGCCTGGCTGGAGATCGCCCGCGACCTCGGCCGCTTCAAGGGCGACGGCGCCGGCTTCCGCGGCTGGACCGCGACCATCGCCCGGCACCGCGCCCTGGACCATCTGCGCCGTCGGCGGGTACGGCCCCGCAGCGCGCCGCTCGAACAGGACGCGCTGGAGCTGCCCGGCCGGCTCAGCACCCACGACCAGGCCCTGGAGTCGCTCTCCACCGAGCGGGCGCTGGAGCTGGTGCGCAGCCTGCCGCGCGACCAGGCCGAGGCCGTGCTGCTGCGGGTGGTCGTCGGCCTCGACGGCCCGGCTGCCGCACGCGTCCTCGGCAAGCGCCCCGGCGCCGTCCGCACGGCCGCCCACCGGGGGCTGAAGCGGCTCGCCCGGAACCTGGGTGTCCAGGGCGCCGCGGACGACGGTGGTGAAGGTGTGACGGATGACGGCCCCCGCACGCTGGGTGAGTCGACATGA
- a CDS encoding FlgD immunoglobulin-like domain containing protein, with the protein MAQRALRRGLVAASAAFSLVPGLGFAAGPAQADTSGEVVLPADAAYLPPEDTVKAAGDTGYLHTQQGTSGTQWTDDASGQSYTVTPAVESPHDGLGIVPESGTTVVHIEDLATRATTSIQPPAGQVWTHAYTGSSILTHAQQSGPQVLHLVRSANGQVTDTPIPCPPEVTGFAGVLTQDDAGAVLYLRTASGVLPFLVDYAAATVHEIFAGTDITSVKIGLSAGQVYAHPNSWPTYVDTVPRDDPGATPTRTPLPAAAANNDAGVADIAVTGGWILVNHLITTTYTAPGDALQAVPIGGGATQKLFPWAQPDLVTAPDGSVLVTAGTSSEDWAVRRITAASGQVPTSSVVRQVPPLPAQVRDLSLGAGTLANDDWVSNSALPDPVYERDISSSLQAGPRTTVTQHGTGVIARGNGQVAYQTSDGIVSPGAGGSSQHLYATGAAVAASGRYILQHDSGYFFVQDFEAPSALPYQSTTEAASLWGRKVWEEDPGHHGAVRSYDLVSKRYTADLPVDPACGNLSAVQAVGRWLYWSCVHVDGVTDKAGVWDLTAGKNIPVRYGQAQLGDGYLVLRDPATGALMLTDFHNGAGTAPVTTGFAGAATGVWTVDRFGGPAAYVDSQQRVHLVPVSVPRSPIAVIDPRTSGRRLTVQLSRPAASATVTFSDPFGHVLRTQTADVAGASVDVTWNGRTDSGAALPNGTYTWKMTARAADGTGAVATGTLRLTGAADTYRDYSASGLGSLTTLTSTGRLTAHFSSRADGTFTGTSGSSGWPSGITAVPFGDINGDGCDELLVRMPGGELRAYRAGCGHWPSPNTPYASLGTGFHQYKWLSSPGDLNGDGTPDLVAWSASTGDLYVVPVTQRGTLGARQLIRSGLTYTKLISIGDVTGDAIGDLLAYDHSGSLWLMAGDGHGNFRSRKLVFGNWGTGYNAVIGAGDLTGDGKPDLVERDSSGTMWVNPGLGNGSFGGRIKAATGWNYTGMS; encoded by the coding sequence GTGGCTCAACGCGCCCTCAGACGCGGCTTGGTGGCCGCGTCCGCAGCATTCAGCCTGGTTCCGGGCCTCGGGTTCGCAGCAGGGCCCGCGCAGGCGGACACCTCCGGCGAGGTCGTGCTACCGGCCGATGCCGCATACCTGCCACCCGAGGACACCGTGAAGGCGGCGGGTGACACCGGATATCTGCACACACAGCAGGGCACGTCCGGGACGCAGTGGACCGACGACGCCTCGGGGCAGTCCTACACCGTCACGCCCGCGGTCGAATCCCCCCACGACGGCCTGGGCATCGTGCCGGAGTCGGGAACCACAGTCGTACACATCGAGGACCTGGCGACCCGGGCCACCACGTCCATCCAGCCGCCCGCGGGACAGGTGTGGACGCACGCCTACACCGGCTCGTCCATCCTCACCCACGCGCAGCAGAGCGGCCCGCAGGTGCTGCACCTGGTGCGGTCCGCGAACGGCCAGGTCACCGACACGCCCATCCCGTGCCCGCCGGAGGTGACCGGTTTCGCCGGAGTGCTGACCCAGGACGACGCCGGTGCCGTGCTGTATCTGCGCACCGCCTCCGGAGTGCTGCCGTTCCTGGTGGACTACGCTGCCGCGACCGTGCACGAGATCTTCGCGGGGACGGACATCACCTCGGTGAAGATCGGTCTTTCGGCGGGCCAGGTGTACGCCCATCCGAACTCCTGGCCCACGTACGTCGACACCGTCCCCCGGGACGATCCCGGCGCGACGCCGACGCGGACGCCCCTGCCGGCCGCCGCCGCGAACAATGACGCTGGGGTTGCCGACATCGCCGTGACCGGTGGCTGGATCCTCGTGAACCACCTGATCACCACGACCTACACGGCCCCCGGCGATGCCTTGCAGGCGGTACCGATCGGCGGCGGGGCCACGCAGAAGCTGTTCCCCTGGGCACAGCCGGACCTGGTGACGGCGCCCGACGGCAGCGTGCTGGTCACCGCCGGAACCAGCTCCGAGGACTGGGCGGTCCGCAGGATCACCGCGGCTTCCGGCCAGGTGCCGACAAGCTCCGTCGTACGCCAGGTGCCGCCGCTTCCCGCGCAGGTGCGGGATCTTTCCTTGGGCGCGGGCACGTTGGCCAATGACGACTGGGTGTCCAACTCGGCGCTGCCCGACCCCGTGTACGAGCGCGACATCAGCTCCTCCCTGCAGGCCGGGCCGCGCACCACCGTCACGCAGCACGGCACCGGGGTCATCGCGCGCGGCAACGGGCAAGTGGCCTACCAGACATCCGACGGCATCGTTTCGCCGGGCGCCGGCGGATCCTCCCAGCACCTCTACGCGACCGGCGCCGCGGTGGCCGCCTCCGGGCGCTACATCCTCCAGCACGACAGCGGATACTTCTTCGTCCAGGACTTCGAGGCCCCCAGCGCGCTCCCCTACCAGTCGACCACCGAGGCGGCGTCACTGTGGGGCCGGAAGGTCTGGGAGGAGGACCCGGGCCACCACGGTGCCGTCCGGTCCTACGACCTGGTCTCGAAGCGGTACACGGCGGATCTCCCGGTGGACCCGGCGTGCGGGAACCTGTCCGCGGTCCAGGCCGTCGGCCGCTGGCTGTACTGGTCCTGCGTGCACGTCGACGGAGTCACCGACAAGGCCGGGGTGTGGGACCTGACCGCGGGCAAGAACATCCCGGTCCGCTACGGGCAGGCTCAACTCGGGGACGGCTACCTGGTCCTGCGCGACCCGGCCACCGGCGCGTTGATGCTCACCGACTTCCACAACGGCGCGGGAACAGCACCGGTGACCACCGGGTTCGCCGGCGCGGCCACCGGGGTCTGGACGGTCGACAGGTTCGGCGGCCCCGCGGCCTATGTCGACTCCCAGCAGCGCGTCCATCTGGTGCCGGTCTCCGTGCCGCGTTCCCCGATCGCCGTGATCGACCCGCGGACGAGCGGCAGAAGGCTGACCGTTCAGCTGTCGCGTCCCGCGGCCTCGGCGACGGTGACGTTCAGCGACCCCTTCGGCCACGTACTGCGCACCCAGACGGCCGACGTCGCAGGGGCCTCGGTCGACGTGACGTGGAACGGCCGCACGGACAGCGGCGCAGCGCTCCCGAACGGCACCTACACCTGGAAGATGACGGCCAGGGCGGCCGACGGCACCGGCGCGGTGGCCACCGGCACCCTGCGGCTGACCGGTGCCGCGGACACCTACCGGGACTACAGCGCGAGCGGCCTCGGCTCCCTGACCACGCTGACCTCGACGGGCCGGCTCACCGCCCACTTCTCGTCCCGCGCGGACGGCACGTTCACCGGCACGAGCGGCAGCAGCGGCTGGCCGAGCGGGATCACCGCGGTGCCCTTCGGCGACATCAACGGGGACGGCTGCGACGAACTGCTGGTGCGCATGCCCGGCGGTGAACTGCGCGCGTACCGTGCCGGATGCGGGCACTGGCCCTCGCCGAACACCCCGTACGCCTCGCTGGGCACCGGCTTCCATCAGTACAAGTGGCTCTCCTCGCCGGGTGATCTGAACGGCGACGGCACCCCGGACCTGGTGGCGTGGAGCGCCTCGACCGGTGACCTGTATGTCGTCCCCGTCACCCAGCGGGGGACGCTGGGAGCCCGGCAACTGATCCGTTCCGGGCTGACCTACACGAAGCTGATCTCGATCGGTGACGTGACCGGCGACGCGATCGGGGACCTGCTGGCCTACGACCACTCCGGCAGCCTGTGGCTGATGGCAGGCGACGGCCACGGCAACTTCCGGTCCCGCAAGCTGGTCTTCGGCAACTGGGGCACCGGGTACAACGCCGTGATCGGCGCCGGCGACCTCACCGGCGACGGCAAGCCCGACCTCGTCGAACGGGACTCCTCCGGCACCATGTGGGTCAACCCGGGTCTCGGGAACGGCTCCTTCGGCGGACGGATCAAGGCAGCGACCGGCTGGAACTACACCGGTATGTCCTGA
- the sdhC gene encoding succinate dehydrogenase, cytochrome b556 subunit — translation MPAGTLYRGREGMWSWVAHRVTGVLIFFFLFVHVLDTALVRVSPEDYDKVVATYKTPIVALLEYGLVAAILFHALNGLRVIAVDFWSKGPRYQKQMFWTVMGVWVVLMAGAIYPVLGHAARVLFGS, via the coding sequence GTGCCGGCTGGAACGCTGTACCGCGGCCGGGAAGGAATGTGGTCGTGGGTGGCTCACCGAGTCACCGGTGTCCTCATTTTCTTCTTCCTGTTCGTTCACGTCCTGGACACCGCTCTCGTGCGTGTCTCCCCCGAGGACTACGACAAGGTCGTAGCCACGTACAAGACCCCGATCGTCGCGCTGCTGGAGTACGGCCTCGTCGCCGCCATCCTCTTCCACGCGCTCAACGGCCTGCGCGTCATCGCCGTCGACTTCTGGTCGAAGGGCCCGCGCTACCAGAAGCAGATGTTCTGGACCGTGATGGGTGTCTGGGTCGTCCTGATGGCCGGTGCGATCTACCCCGTGCTCGGCCACGCCGCTCGTGTCCTGTTCGGGAGCTGA
- a CDS encoding succinate dehydrogenase iron-sulfur subunit produces the protein MATPVLDKVEAESAASPYITVTFRVRRFNPEVSAEAVWEDFQLEIDPKERVLDGLHKIKWDVDGTLTFRRSCAHGICGSDAMRINGKNRLACKTLIKDINPEKPITVEPIKGLTVLKDLVVDMEPFFQAYRDVMPFLVTKDTNEPTRERLQSAEDRERFDDTTKCILCAACTSSCPVFWNDGQYFGPAAIVNAHRFIFDSRDEAGEQRLEILNDRDGVWRCRTTFNCTDACPRGIEVTKAIQEVKRALITRRY, from the coding sequence ATGGCTACCCCCGTTCTGGACAAGGTGGAGGCGGAGTCCGCCGCGTCCCCTTACATCACCGTCACGTTCCGCGTCCGCCGGTTCAACCCGGAGGTCTCCGCGGAGGCGGTCTGGGAAGACTTCCAGCTGGAGATCGACCCCAAGGAGCGCGTCCTCGACGGCCTCCACAAGATCAAGTGGGACGTCGACGGCACTCTCACCTTCCGCCGCTCGTGCGCGCACGGCATCTGCGGCTCGGACGCGATGCGGATCAACGGCAAGAACCGCCTTGCCTGCAAGACGCTGATCAAGGACATCAACCCCGAGAAGCCGATCACGGTCGAGCCCATCAAGGGCCTGACGGTCCTGAAGGACCTGGTCGTGGACATGGAGCCGTTCTTCCAGGCGTACCGGGACGTCATGCCGTTCCTGGTCACCAAGGACACGAACGAGCCGACGCGCGAGCGGCTGCAGTCCGCCGAGGACCGTGAGCGCTTCGACGACACGACGAAGTGCATCCTCTGCGCGGCCTGCACGTCCTCCTGCCCGGTGTTCTGGAACGACGGCCAGTACTTCGGTCCGGCCGCGATCGTGAACGCCCACCGCTTCATCTTCGACAGCCGGGACGAGGCGGGCGAGCAGCGCCTGGAGATCCTCAACGACCGTGACGGCGTGTGGCGTTGCCGGACGACCTTCAACTGCACGGACGCCTGCCCGCGCGGTATCGAGGTCACCAAGGCGATCCAGGAAGTGAAGCGCGCGCTGATCACCCGCCGTTACTGA
- a CDS encoding TetR family transcriptional regulator: protein MPANNDGPEAAGLPSSKSEQTRALILQTAMRLFQERGYDKTTMRAIAKEAGVSVGNAYYYFAGKEHLIQGFYDRIAAEQQAAVREVLDRETDLEARLAGVLTGWLDIARPYHEFAVQFFKNAADPDSPLSPFSPESEHAREQAIAIHREVLAGSRSKVAPELRDVLPELMWLAQMGLVLYWIFDRTEGRERSYRLARRGARLTARGVALARFRVLRPLVLEIHELFTDFLPGMTKALPDPRTRGTGETRGTKGREQEDG, encoded by the coding sequence GTGCCCGCGAACAACGACGGTCCCGAGGCGGCCGGTCTCCCCAGCAGCAAGTCCGAGCAGACCCGTGCGCTGATCCTCCAGACCGCGATGCGGTTGTTCCAGGAGCGCGGGTACGACAAGACCACCATGCGGGCCATCGCCAAGGAGGCCGGCGTCTCCGTCGGCAACGCCTACTACTACTTCGCGGGCAAGGAACACCTGATCCAGGGCTTCTACGACCGGATCGCCGCCGAGCAGCAGGCGGCCGTCCGCGAGGTCCTGGACCGGGAGACCGACCTGGAGGCGCGGCTCGCGGGCGTGCTGACCGGCTGGCTCGACATCGCCCGCCCCTATCACGAGTTCGCCGTGCAGTTCTTCAAGAACGCCGCCGACCCCGACAGCCCGCTCAGCCCCTTCTCGCCGGAGAGCGAGCACGCCCGCGAGCAGGCCATCGCCATCCACCGGGAGGTGCTGGCCGGCTCCAGGTCCAAGGTCGCGCCCGAACTGCGGGACGTCCTCCCGGAGTTGATGTGGCTCGCCCAGATGGGACTGGTCCTGTACTGGATCTTCGACCGCACGGAGGGCCGCGAACGCAGCTACCGCCTGGCCCGGCGCGGCGCCCGGCTGACCGCCCGCGGAGTGGCGCTCGCCCGCTTCCGCGTCCTGCGCCCCCTGGTCCTGGAGATCCACGAACTGTTCACGGACTTCCTGCCCGGCATGACGAAGGCACTGCCGGATCCACGGACCAGGGGGACCGGGGAGACCAGGGGGACCAAGGGGCGCGAGCAGGAAGACGGCTGA
- a CDS encoding glycoside hydrolase family 20 protein, translating into MRKRTVVAAAFVGTVALGTGVGVWASSGGDGGAGDGSARQSSSGRVAETGGAATPSASSTGRSYPLSPAPRTIPAVRSHTAARGPGWRPQKADRVVVSDGELAGAGELVAGELGLTYAGQKDDVRAGDVRLALGGGGGNQESYTMTVRDGRVDISGPGEAGVFYGTRTLKQEVHGGGTAPEGVVRDEPAKPVRGFMLDIARKPFSESWIEDRIRELGDLKFNELGLHFSDDQAFRIESTSHPEIVSKDHLTKAQVKKIVDLANSRHITVVPEIDSPGHLGAVLAAHPDLQLRNASAVATKGAVDISKPAAAKLVDDLLNEYAGLFTGSQWHLGGDEYQALTVKDPQASYPQLAAAARQKYGSGGTVADLTTGWLNDRAATVRAHGRTMRAWNDGFYRGTSVQAAKDLQAAYWTGKELGARQPVEYLSAGRKLVNYNDEFLYYVLGQPQTFVYPTGQRIYEQWSPLVLRGTTAVPASYDGQVLGGTFAVWCDFPDAQTEDQVAAGIRMPLRATVQKLWDPGKPPLSWLDFQQLSAKLG; encoded by the coding sequence ATGCGTAAGCGGACGGTCGTGGCCGCCGCGTTCGTCGGGACCGTCGCGCTCGGCACGGGCGTCGGGGTGTGGGCCTCGTCGGGCGGTGACGGCGGGGCGGGGGACGGGAGCGCGCGGCAGTCGTCGTCCGGCCGGGTGGCCGAGACCGGCGGTGCGGCCACGCCCTCGGCGAGTTCGACCGGCCGGTCCTATCCGCTCTCCCCGGCGCCGCGCACGATACCCGCCGTGCGCTCGCACACCGCGGCGCGCGGACCCGGCTGGAGACCGCAGAAGGCGGACCGGGTGGTCGTCAGCGACGGGGAGCTGGCCGGTGCGGGGGAACTGGTGGCCGGGGAGCTGGGGCTGACCTATGCCGGGCAGAAGGACGATGTGCGGGCGGGGGACGTCCGGCTCGCGCTCGGCGGCGGGGGCGGGAACCAGGAGTCGTACACGATGACCGTCCGCGACGGGCGCGTCGACATCAGCGGGCCGGGCGAGGCGGGGGTGTTCTACGGCACCCGCACGCTGAAGCAGGAGGTCCACGGCGGCGGTACGGCGCCGGAGGGGGTCGTACGGGACGAGCCCGCCAAGCCGGTGCGCGGGTTCATGCTGGACATCGCGCGCAAGCCGTTCAGCGAGTCCTGGATCGAGGACCGAATACGCGAGCTGGGGGACCTGAAGTTCAACGAGCTGGGGCTGCACTTCTCCGACGACCAGGCCTTCCGGATCGAGTCCACCAGCCATCCCGAGATCGTCTCCAAGGACCACCTCACCAAGGCGCAGGTCAAGAAGATCGTGGACCTGGCGAACAGCCGGCACATCACCGTCGTGCCCGAGATCGACTCGCCGGGGCATCTGGGCGCGGTCCTCGCCGCCCACCCCGACCTGCAGCTGCGCAACGCGAGCGCGGTCGCCACCAAGGGCGCCGTCGACATCTCCAAGCCCGCCGCCGCGAAGCTCGTCGACGATCTGCTGAACGAGTACGCGGGGCTGTTCACCGGCAGTCAGTGGCACCTCGGCGGCGACGAGTACCAGGCGCTGACCGTGAAGGACCCGCAGGCCTCCTATCCGCAGCTCGCGGCCGCCGCCCGGCAGAAGTACGGCTCCGGCGGCACCGTCGCCGACCTCACCACCGGCTGGCTGAACGACCGCGCCGCAACCGTCCGCGCGCACGGCAGGACCATGCGGGCGTGGAACGACGGCTTCTACCGCGGTACGTCCGTGCAGGCGGCCAAGGACCTCCAGGCCGCCTACTGGACCGGCAAGGAGCTCGGCGCCCGGCAGCCCGTGGAGTACCTGAGCGCGGGCCGCAAGCTCGTCAACTACAACGACGAGTTCCTCTACTACGTCCTCGGGCAGCCGCAGACCTTCGTCTACCCGACCGGGCAGCGGATCTACGAGCAGTGGAGCCCGCTCGTGCTGCGCGGCACGACCGCCGTACCGGCGAGCTACGACGGCCAGGTCCTCGGCGGGACGTTCGCGGTGTGGTGCGACTTCCCGGACGCGCAGACCGAGGACCAGGTCGCGGCAGGGATACGGATGCCGCTGCGAGCCACCGTGCAGAAGCTGTGGGATCCGGGCAAGCCGCCTTTGTCCTGGCTGGACTTCCAGCAACTTTCAGCCAAGCTCGGCTGA